ATCCCGCACCGCTCACCGCGATATCCGGCGCCAACGTAATTGCCAGCGTTCCCCTCGACCTCGATCCTGCCGCCGCGCATCTCCCTGCCGAGCCAGTCATCGGCGTTTCCTTTTATCCTCAGGATGCCGCCGCGCATGCTGTTTCCTGCGTGCATTCCAGCGTCTCCGATGATCTCCACAACCCCAGTGGACATCCCCTCACCGAGGCGCTTGACCTTTGAGAGATCCCCCTCGATAACGATTCTCGTGTTCTCCGGCGTATCCGGATCAGGATCGCCTGAGACCAAAAAGATATCCGAGAGATGCAGTCTCCTGTTGCCCTGCCATACCTCTATCTCAGATATCTCCCTGATGCTGAGACCCGCAAGAACATCAGGAGATATCCTCTCCGCCTCCACCGGAACTCCGCGATGCTCTGGGAGCTTTATGGTGATTGTGCGCATCTCAGATCACCTCCTTCAGAGGCTGCACTCCTGCCCTCACCACAAACGGATTCGAGATATAAGCGTCCTGCACCATGTAGTTCGACATTCTTATGCTGTAGTACCTCTCGAACTTCTCTTTGAGAGAGGACAGCATGCGATCCATATCGCTCTCCGGAACAGCGGCATCTACCCAGTATGTCCTTCCCTGTGGCGCTGCAACTATCTCGCCGTCCCTCACCACAACGACGCCGCCCTTTATCGTGTACTTCGCTCTGGAGAGGCCGGCCTTCACCTTCGCATGATCCTTCGACGGGTCTATCTCTTCGGGTTTTATATCGTATATCGATACATCCGCATCAGCGCCGATGCCCAGATGCCCCTTGTCCTCGAGGCCCAGAATTCGCGCAGGTGCAGCTCTCGTCATTATCACGATCTCTGACCAGTCCATCTCTCTTTCAATCGAGGGCAGCGTGCTTCTCGATCTCACCATCTCATGCAATGTCTTCATCTCCTCCTCGCGCTTCTCCCTGCTCATCAGGAGCGAAATTATCTCAGGGTAGTTGACGAATGGCCCGCCGTTCGGGTGGTCTGTTGTCATGACCACCTTCCACGGATCTCTGGTTAGAAGCGCGAGCTCCAGCCCTATGGCCCACTGTACAGCGTTCACGGGCATCTTTCTCATGTAAACCCACGGCACCACGCCGCTGGACTCCTCGAGCTCTATATCGTGGTTTGACCACTTCTGGTGCCCGATCCTGGCATTTGCGTACTCCAGGGGCGCATCAGCTGTCATGGTTGTGGCAGGGCCGAATATTATCTGGCCGAGATCCATGGTCGCATGATTTGTCTGGTTGAAGTAATCCGCTATCGCAGATGCCTTTGACTCGAAGTCCTTCCAGGTGGTACCACCATATGCTGAGAACTGCATGTGCGCGACGTGCACGACCTGCCGCATCCTGCTCGGCTTTATGTCCTTCAGCAGCTCCAGTGTCTCGATAGCTGTGGTGTAGTTCCCGGGTCTCCCCAGGTTGTTGAAGTGAAGGTGTATCGAGTGCGGAAGCCTGAGGCGCTCGTTGACCTCTGCAAGCGCCCTTATTATCTGAGCTGGTGTGACATCGAAGTGCGGCACCGGGTCATGCACGCTCTTCACGTTCGATCCGAAACCCCAGGCCTCGCCGCCGCCCGGATTAACGATCTTGACCCCGTATCCGCGAGCTGCTCTCAATCCCCATGCAACGTATGCAGCAAGCCTTCCGAGATCGTTATCGCGCACGCACTCCATCACCGTCCAGTTGCTTCCGAAGAGCGTGAGGGCGCCCTTGTCAACTATCGGGATCTCCTCCAGCTCCTCGTGCGTGTGGCGTGCCTCTATGATCGGCGTCGCGGCCTCGAATGCCGTGGTGTATCCGAGCCTGGCGTACCTGTAGCCGATGGCGTAGCAGTTCGGCACCGTGTATCCA
Above is a genomic segment from Methanothrix sp. containing:
- a CDS encoding formylmethanofuran dehydrogenase subunit C; this translates as MRTITIKLPEHRGVPVEAERISPDVLAGLSIREISEIEVWQGNRRLHLSDIFLVSGDPDPDTPENTRIVIEGDLSKVKRLGEGMSTGVVEIIGDAGMHAGNSMRGGILRIKGNADDWLGREMRGGRIEVEGNAGNYVGAGYRGERCGMRGGEIIIKGNAGAFLGEHLCGGTIEVMGDAGDFPGCANQGGIIRIHGHAHLPGAEMVKGSITAGSARVLPSFVHEGTVELGGSTYKKYVGDLVENGKGELYIASGQIGK
- a CDS encoding formylmethanofuran dehydrogenase subunit A codes for the protein MIIKGGIVYDPANGIFGEEMDICIESGRIAEDARGEVIDASGLLVMPGGVDAHSHIAGPKLNTGRIMRPDDSRIGTEPRTRVCRPSTGYTVPNCYAIGYRYARLGYTTAFEAATPIIEARHTHEELEEIPIVDKGALTLFGSNWTVMECVRDNDLGRLAAYVAWGLRAARGYGVKIVNPGGGEAWGFGSNVKSVHDPVPHFDVTPAQIIRALAEVNERLRLPHSIHLHFNNLGRPGNYTTAIETLELLKDIKPSRMRQVVHVAHMQFSAYGGTTWKDFESKASAIADYFNQTNHATMDLGQIIFGPATTMTADAPLEYANARIGHQKWSNHDIELEESSGVVPWVYMRKMPVNAVQWAIGLELALLTRDPWKVVMTTDHPNGGPFVNYPEIISLLMSREKREEEMKTLHEMVRSRSTLPSIEREMDWSEIVIMTRAAPARILGLEDKGHLGIGADADVSIYDIKPEEIDPSKDHAKVKAGLSRAKYTIKGGVVVVRDGEIVAAPQGRTYWVDAAVPESDMDRMLSSLKEKFERYYSIRMSNYMVQDAYISNPFVVRAGVQPLKEVI